The following coding sequences lie in one Alloacidobacterium dinghuense genomic window:
- the trpB gene encoding tryptophan synthase subunit beta has translation MSAVTHPATNAIGRFGAYGGRYVPETLMTALEELEHAYAEAQADPTFHAELDLLLRDYAGRPTPLYFASRLTEQLGGAKVYLKREDLLHTGAHKINNCIGQGLLAKRMGKKRIIAETGAGQHGVASATVCALFGLECVVYMGEEDMRRQELNVYRMRLLGAEVRGVSSGSRTLKDAINEAMRDWVTNVRTTHYLLGSVLGAHPYPMMVRDFHRVISKEARQQMLEKEGRLPNAIIACVGGGSNAIGAFYEFISDKDVRLIGVEAGGRGTELGEHAARFQGGSPGVLQGTYSYVLQDEAGQIALTHSVSAGLDYASIGPEHAMLHDTGRAEYTSASDEDALRATVKLARTEGILPALESAHAVAECIRLAPSLSRHDILIVNLSGRGDKDMGILSRELKLKGA, from the coding sequence ATGAGCGCAGTTACACATCCAGCCACGAATGCCATAGGTCGTTTCGGCGCATACGGCGGGCGCTACGTGCCGGAGACGCTGATGACGGCGCTCGAAGAGCTTGAGCATGCTTACGCGGAAGCCCAGGCCGATCCTACCTTCCATGCGGAACTGGATCTGCTGCTGCGCGATTATGCTGGGCGCCCGACGCCACTGTACTTCGCTTCTCGCCTGACAGAACAGTTAGGCGGCGCGAAGGTTTATCTCAAGCGTGAAGACCTGCTGCACACCGGTGCGCACAAGATCAACAACTGTATCGGTCAAGGGCTGCTCGCGAAGCGCATGGGCAAAAAGCGCATCATCGCCGAGACCGGCGCGGGCCAGCACGGTGTAGCGTCTGCTACAGTCTGCGCGCTATTTGGCCTGGAATGCGTCGTCTACATGGGCGAAGAAGACATGCGGAGGCAGGAACTGAATGTCTATCGCATGCGGTTGCTTGGTGCGGAGGTGCGCGGTGTCAGTTCCGGCTCGCGAACACTAAAAGACGCGATTAACGAGGCGATGCGTGACTGGGTCACAAACGTACGGACGACGCACTATCTATTGGGAAGCGTGCTGGGCGCGCATCCCTATCCGATGATGGTGCGCGACTTCCACCGCGTCATCAGCAAGGAGGCGCGGCAGCAGATGCTCGAAAAAGAGGGCCGTCTGCCGAATGCGATCATCGCCTGCGTTGGCGGCGGCTCAAACGCTATTGGCGCATTTTATGAATTCATTTCCGACAAAGATGTTCGCCTCATCGGCGTGGAGGCGGGTGGCCGGGGCACCGAACTTGGTGAGCACGCGGCACGTTTTCAGGGCGGATCACCGGGTGTGTTGCAGGGAACCTATTCCTACGTACTGCAGGATGAGGCCGGGCAGATTGCCTTGACGCATTCCGTCTCGGCTGGCCTCGACTACGCATCGATCGGCCCCGAGCACGCGATGCTGCACGATACCGGGCGAGCCGAGTACACATCTGCGAGCGATGAGGACGCATTGCGTGCAACCGTGAAGCTGGCGCGCACAGAAGGGATTCTGCCCGCGCTTGAAAGCGCGCACGCGGTGGCCGAATGCATCCGCCTTGCCCCATCGCTTTCGCGGCATGACATACTAATAGTCAATCTCTCAGGACGTGGCGATAAAGACATGGGCATTCTTTCGCGCGAACTGAAGCTCAAAGGCGCCTGA
- a CDS encoding phosphoribosylanthranilate isomerase, with protein sequence MWIKICGNTNLEDAQLAAEAGADAVGFVFAESPRRVNAMQVSVITPHLPNTIEKYGVFVDADFGTIARTVVESGLTGVQLHASPDPLLTLQLRDHFGSTLRILQVIHYAQDFGKQLKILRNERAIDAVLIDSRTATAVGGTGTRFDWQAASHGFQNSSPQLRLIAAGGLKPENVAEAIRTLQPWGVDVSSGVESAPGRKDPVRVRAFVAAAKTAAEQVVASLR encoded by the coding sequence ATGTGGATCAAGATCTGCGGCAATACAAATCTTGAAGACGCCCAGCTTGCAGCTGAGGCGGGCGCCGATGCTGTGGGCTTTGTTTTTGCGGAGAGTCCGCGTCGCGTGAATGCAATGCAAGTGAGCGTGATCACGCCTCACCTTCCGAATACGATCGAGAAATACGGGGTGTTTGTCGATGCAGACTTTGGGACGATCGCTCGAACGGTAGTGGAGAGTGGTTTGACCGGAGTGCAATTGCATGCGAGTCCCGATCCGTTGCTGACTTTGCAATTGCGCGATCACTTTGGCTCTACGCTGCGTATTTTGCAGGTTATCCATTACGCGCAGGACTTTGGCAAACAACTGAAAATCCTCCGTAACGAGAGAGCCATCGACGCTGTACTGATTGATTCACGCACAGCGACTGCCGTGGGCGGAACCGGCACTCGCTTTGACTGGCAAGCGGCGAGCCACGGCTTTCAGAATTCTTCTCCTCAGCTGCGGCTCATCGCCGCTGGCGGGTTGAAGCCGGAAAACGTCGCAGAAGCTATCCGCACTTTGCAGCCCTGGGGCGTGGACGTTTCAAGCGGAGTTGAATCTGCGCCGGGCCGAAAAGATCCAGTGCGGGTGAGAGCATTTGTCGCTGCAGCGAAAACTGCAGCGGAGCAAGTAGTAGCCTCGTTGCGATGA
- the trpC gene encoding indole-3-glycerol phosphate synthase TrpC translates to MSCHSLGYNVESYTRFVAFLLDIFVHLERILAKTRETVTERKERMPISDLEQRAARHTPRGFAQALRRKAAEAPAVIAELKKASPSKGLIRPEFDVRSLAAELANSGAAALSVLTDEPFFQGSLENLEIASATVTIPCLRKDFMVDEYQIVEARAHGADAILLIVTALTDSELKSLNDAAHRYDLDVLCEVHSAEELMRARNLSCAAFGVNNRNLKTFEVRLDTALDLVEQLPAGAVHVAESGIHTINDMQRLRDAGYHGFLIGESLMRQPSPGVALAQLLLPAATRV, encoded by the coding sequence ATGTCCTGCCACTCGCTGGGTTACAACGTAGAAAGCTATACTAGGTTTGTCGCCTTTCTACTGGATATCTTCGTGCACCTCGAACGCATTCTCGCAAAAACCCGGGAAACAGTTACCGAGCGCAAAGAGCGCATGCCGATCAGCGATTTAGAACAGCGTGCGGCGCGACACACACCACGAGGATTCGCTCAAGCGCTGCGAAGGAAAGCGGCGGAAGCGCCTGCGGTGATTGCCGAACTCAAGAAGGCATCCCCATCCAAGGGATTGATCCGTCCGGAATTCGATGTGCGCAGCCTGGCGGCAGAGCTGGCCAATTCGGGCGCGGCAGCCTTGTCTGTGCTGACCGATGAGCCGTTTTTTCAGGGCAGTCTGGAGAATCTGGAAATTGCGTCGGCCACCGTTACGATTCCATGCCTGCGCAAGGACTTTATGGTGGACGAATACCAGATCGTAGAAGCGCGGGCGCACGGCGCGGATGCAATTCTGCTGATCGTCACTGCGTTGACGGACTCCGAGTTAAAGAGTCTGAACGACGCCGCGCACCGCTACGACCTCGATGTGCTGTGCGAAGTGCATTCGGCCGAAGAACTGATGCGGGCACGTAATTTGAGTTGCGCAGCGTTCGGCGTGAACAATCGCAACCTAAAAACCTTTGAAGTGCGGCTGGATACTGCGCTTGATCTTGTGGAGCAGCTGCCTGCCGGAGCGGTACACGTCGCCGAGAGCGGCATTCACACGATCAACGATATGCAGCGGCTTCGCGATGCAGGGTACCACGGATTTCTTATTGGGGAGTCCCTGATGCGGCAGCCTTCTCCCGGCGTGGCTCTTGCTCAGCTTCTGCTGCCTGCGGCCACTCGAGTGTAG
- a CDS encoding choice-of-anchor D domain-containing protein produces the protein MQHVFASAKRSMLFLALVVFLSPPLFAATFPLSQPQQMEHGLPVEFEPNRGQAPPEVHYIARTADGEAQLMADRLRIVQSTAGAPSAVELYFPGAKPDQIRDESPAGGFVNYYNGRSQAAWIAHVPLYRQIRYQNIYPGTDLVFHGKANRLEYDFELSAGTDPEHLQIGLNDSSKIQPQQDGSLLITSGSYSLRLLAPSAFQQDGAKTKPVTVAYQMLSPSRIGFAIGSYDHTKELVIDPVVTYANLLAVNSSIQVAAIATDANGDLIMTGNTSVNSYPVVNGQPGSSSGSQQVVVTKLDPTGANILYSTYLPASAFNTASGVAVDGNGNAYVIGITDATDFPVTSQNLGTCGSFCNAGFITKLDSTGALAYSTLLASGQILPKAITVNANGNAFVSGLASDGSLQTVNAFQPSYQASVCTGCNSAFYAELNTQGTGYVFASYLGANNNATGIALDNSGNIYVAGSFNNYYQSSIPLKGELQSGIGSLFLTKFASDGKTLLFGSFLGGENSSSETPETLSGIAVGSDGTVYLAGDTTSYGFPYTINAYRHPLGRGLYGSAQMFAMALNPSLTALTYSTYLGDGFMNAMTVDSQGNLYAAGSTGSDPIQANNAVVSDVVTGGVFLELDKTGKPVETSAFGGHTTTQIPTAMTIDSLGNIYLAGNPGGSNGLTSTGLCSGQDLIVVGSSAYSTEANLGSACVSTGAGFFAKIAPSANPQISLGYQLPFLALRNVGSADLHISDITFTGGLAKNWGNCGNTVPAGTSCVFTLTDANGKMAQGSVTITSDASPSVQTFTPYLDPQAVGNPVPDYPWFDLSQLYFPPQQTGTSSVAHPFRIWNLGAANLALQSIAAQGTLLQTHDCIPTLSPGSYCTVQVVWKPTDGTVGGGSVSVAYDNGIQNYYYVPSLFLSSSTPLMVSETNGIPFGVQTVGNPSFYRTITITNVSNAQADAPSVSLSGDSEFTLAGNTCTSNLAPQQSCIVAALFTPVIDGDRSATLQIGGGASASIQLNGTGQIDSAVTVSPLQLGWPQTVLGSGYSLDETLTNISSVSVPISSITFSLPDYTETDNCAGSIPAASSCTVHVMFQPQDLGARTGTMTINFGDQTNAQVITLLGNSVYPVELSPTSLDFGTNNLVGSSSPAQNVSISNPYSGKTLSYTLSVDGPFTLNNPCPNPLPGFYGCVMSVTFNPTAAGPQTGSLNVSTPGVTLSSSIPLTGTAYTPPTINVTPSLDFGGVLNGTSSTLPLFITDAGSQDLTVSSLAISGTNAADFSIASGQCSTVSGATSCKTNVTFRPSATGTRSAVLTITSNAVNGTQTVPLTGTGQAAAASLSTASLDFGNQNQGTSSAPLQTTLTNSGNGILTITGITSSGDFSQTNNCGTTLAANASCQISVVFTPSTLGAESGTLSIADNASASPQTVSLTGTGTTPSVSIGTSQGGSTISTVPSGQPATYGLVLTGSAGFSGTVTLACSGAPQNATCSVDPTTLALMPGGSQSFAVKVTTQSSTTAYLNNATQVVMAATGIASLLLGSLPLFRRRRAWFPIVLCTVGLFISLAAIGCGGGSSSSNTPPPSTTSYIPAGTYKLTVTATAGMVSTSQTLTLIVQ, from the coding sequence ATGCAGCATGTGTTTGCATCCGCAAAGCGGAGCATGCTTTTTCTCGCTCTGGTAGTTTTTCTTTCTCCGCCGTTGTTCGCTGCGACCTTTCCCCTGTCCCAGCCTCAACAAATGGAACACGGACTGCCGGTGGAATTTGAACCGAACCGCGGACAAGCACCACCCGAGGTCCACTACATCGCCCGCACTGCAGATGGCGAAGCCCAGTTGATGGCGGATCGCCTGCGAATCGTGCAATCGACAGCCGGCGCACCAAGCGCCGTGGAATTGTATTTTCCCGGCGCGAAGCCTGATCAAATTCGCGATGAGTCTCCGGCAGGTGGTTTCGTCAACTACTACAACGGGCGAAGTCAAGCTGCTTGGATCGCCCACGTTCCTCTCTATCGTCAGATCCGTTATCAAAATATCTATCCGGGAACCGACCTCGTTTTTCACGGAAAGGCAAACCGCCTCGAATACGATTTTGAGCTGAGCGCAGGCACAGATCCTGAGCATCTGCAAATCGGTCTCAATGACTCCTCGAAGATTCAGCCGCAACAGGACGGTAGCCTGTTGATTACGTCTGGCAGCTATTCCCTTCGCTTGCTCGCTCCAAGCGCTTTTCAGCAAGACGGTGCGAAAACGAAACCGGTTACGGTGGCTTATCAGATGCTTTCTCCCTCCAGAATTGGCTTCGCGATCGGTTCGTACGATCACACAAAGGAACTCGTCATCGATCCGGTTGTTACGTACGCGAATCTGCTCGCCGTTAATAGCAGCATTCAAGTAGCAGCAATTGCAACGGATGCCAATGGCGATCTCATAATGACTGGCAATACCTCTGTCAACAGTTACCCGGTTGTAAACGGGCAGCCTGGCTCTTCAAGCGGCAGCCAGCAGGTAGTTGTCACAAAACTGGACCCCACCGGCGCGAACATCCTCTATTCAACTTACTTGCCGGCAAGCGCCTTCAATACGGCCAGCGGGGTCGCTGTTGATGGGAACGGTAACGCCTACGTGATCGGAATAACAGATGCAACTGATTTCCCGGTTACGTCACAGAATCTCGGCACATGCGGCAGCTTCTGTAATGCCGGATTCATTACAAAGCTCGACTCAACGGGCGCGTTGGCCTACTCAACGCTGCTTGCTTCCGGTCAGATCCTGCCCAAAGCAATCACGGTCAACGCAAACGGTAATGCGTTTGTTTCAGGGCTCGCTTCAGACGGATCGCTCCAGACAGTGAATGCATTTCAGCCTTCCTATCAAGCGAGCGTCTGTACTGGATGCAATTCTGCCTTTTACGCGGAGTTAAACACTCAAGGCACGGGATACGTTTTTGCGAGCTATCTCGGCGCAAATAATAACGCAACTGGAATCGCTCTGGATAATAGCGGAAACATCTATGTTGCAGGTTCTTTCAACAATTACTATCAGTCATCTATTCCGCTCAAAGGCGAACTTCAATCTGGAATAGGCAGCTTATTTCTGACGAAATTTGCAAGCGATGGCAAGACGCTACTCTTTGGCTCTTTTCTCGGTGGAGAAAACTCAAGCAGTGAAACACCAGAGACACTCTCCGGCATCGCCGTCGGTTCGGATGGCACAGTGTATCTGGCCGGAGACACCACCTCATATGGATTTCCCTACACGATCAACGCATATCGTCATCCGTTAGGTAGGGGACTGTATGGCAGCGCTCAAATGTTTGCCATGGCACTCAATCCGTCCCTCACTGCGCTAACCTATTCCACCTACCTTGGAGACGGCTTCATGAACGCCATGACCGTCGATTCGCAGGGGAACCTCTACGCGGCTGGCTCAACAGGATCCGATCCGATTCAGGCAAACAATGCAGTTGTCTCTGACGTCGTGACCGGCGGTGTCTTTCTGGAACTGGACAAGACTGGCAAACCCGTCGAAACAAGCGCTTTCGGGGGGCATACGACCACCCAGATCCCGACCGCCATGACTATCGATTCGCTGGGGAACATCTACCTGGCCGGCAACCCTGGCGGAAGCAATGGACTCACGTCAACGGGCCTATGCTCGGGCCAGGATCTGATCGTCGTCGGGAGCAGTGCTTATTCAACAGAGGCCAATCTGGGAAGCGCATGCGTTTCGACGGGCGCGGGATTCTTCGCAAAAATCGCTCCCAGCGCGAACCCGCAGATAAGCCTTGGATATCAGCTTCCGTTCCTGGCCCTTCGTAATGTCGGCTCGGCAGACCTTCATATCAGCGACATCACTTTTACAGGCGGCCTCGCAAAAAACTGGGGAAACTGTGGCAACACAGTTCCTGCTGGAACCAGTTGCGTATTCACACTTACTGATGCGAATGGCAAGATGGCCCAAGGCTCTGTCACCATCACGAGCGATGCTTCGCCCTCAGTGCAGACATTTACTCCGTATCTGGACCCGCAAGCCGTGGGAAACCCGGTACCGGATTATCCCTGGTTTGATCTGTCGCAGCTTTACTTCCCGCCGCAACAAACAGGGACTTCAAGTGTCGCGCATCCTTTTCGCATCTGGAACCTTGGAGCTGCCAACCTTGCTCTGCAGTCGATTGCCGCTCAAGGCACTCTTTTGCAAACACACGACTGCATTCCCACTCTATCGCCCGGCAGTTATTGCACGGTCCAGGTTGTCTGGAAGCCGACCGACGGCACGGTAGGAGGCGGCTCTGTATCCGTGGCGTATGACAACGGAATACAGAACTACTACTATGTGCCCTCCCTGTTTCTGTCGAGTTCCACTCCACTCATGGTCTCGGAGACGAATGGGATTCCCTTTGGAGTACAAACGGTCGGGAATCCTTCCTTTTACCGCACGATTACGATCACCAACGTAAGCAATGCGCAGGCGGATGCTCCGAGCGTCTCTTTGAGCGGCGACAGCGAATTCACGTTGGCCGGAAACACCTGCACATCCAACCTCGCGCCTCAGCAGAGTTGCATTGTTGCCGCTCTTTTCACTCCAGTCATTGACGGCGACCGCTCGGCGACGCTGCAAATCGGCGGTGGAGCGTCTGCGTCGATTCAGCTTAACGGTACGGGCCAGATTGATTCCGCTGTAACTGTTTCTCCTCTCCAACTCGGATGGCCTCAAACCGTGCTCGGCTCCGGATATTCGCTCGATGAAACGCTCACGAACATCTCTTCGGTGAGTGTTCCCATCTCGAGCATCACGTTTTCTCTTCCTGACTACACTGAGACTGACAATTGCGCGGGCTCCATACCTGCGGCTAGTTCCTGCACAGTGCATGTCATGTTCCAGCCGCAGGATCTCGGCGCTCGCACCGGGACCATGACCATCAACTTTGGAGACCAGACGAACGCGCAGGTCATTACTCTTCTCGGCAATAGCGTCTACCCGGTTGAGTTGTCGCCAACCTCGCTTGATTTCGGCACGAACAATCTCGTCGGGAGTTCCAGCCCCGCCCAGAACGTCTCCATCTCGAACCCATACTCGGGAAAGACTCTGAGCTATACCCTTTCCGTTGACGGCCCCTTCACTCTTAACAATCCTTGCCCCAATCCGCTGCCCGGCTTTTACGGCTGTGTCATGTCTGTGACCTTCAACCCCACCGCCGCAGGACCACAGACAGGAAGCCTTAACGTCAGCACTCCCGGTGTCACCCTGAGCAGTTCTATCCCACTGACAGGAACGGCCTATACGCCGCCAACCATCAACGTTACTCCCAGCCTAGACTTTGGCGGCGTGCTAAACGGAACCAGTAGTACCCTGCCCCTCTTTATTACTGACGCAGGCAGCCAGGACCTCACGGTCTCCAGCCTCGCCATCAGCGGAACCAATGCCGCTGACTTCAGCATTGCTTCCGGCCAATGTTCCACTGTAAGTGGAGCAACCAGTTGCAAAACGAATGTCACCTTTCGCCCCTCGGCCACAGGCACCCGGTCTGCGGTGCTCACAATTACCAGCAATGCCGTGAATGGAACACAGACCGTACCCCTCACCGGAACCGGTCAGGCAGCGGCGGCCTCGCTCTCGACCGCGAGTCTCGATTTCGGCAACCAGAACCAGGGCACATCCAGCGCGCCCCTCCAGACCACTCTCACCAACAGCGGCAATGGGATCCTCACAATCACTGGTATCACCTCGTCAGGTGATTTTTCTCAGACGAATAACTGCGGCACGACTCTCGCGGCCAATGCCAGCTGTCAGATTTCAGTCGTATTCACGCCATCAACCTTAGGCGCTGAATCAGGAACCTTGTCTATTGCCGACAATGCAAGCGCAAGCCCGCAGACTGTTTCACTTACCGGAACAGGCACGACACCATCAGTAAGTATCGGCACCAGTCAAGGTGGGTCGACGATAAGCACCGTGCCAAGCGGGCAGCCTGCCACATACGGTCTAGTGCTGACCGGCAGTGCCGGCTTTAGCGGCACAGTAACGCTCGCCTGTTCGGGTGCCCCGCAGAACGCTACCTGCTCCGTCGATCCGACGACGTTGGCTCTTATGCCAGGCGGCTCTCAGTCTTTTGCGGTAAAGGTCACCACGCAATCCAGCACCACTGCATACCTCAACAACGCTACGCAAGTAGTCATGGCTGCCACTGGTATAGCATCCCTGCTTCTCGGATCGCTGCCACTGTTCAGACGCAGACGAGCCTGGTTCCCCATCGTCCTGTGCACAGTTGGGCTCTTCATTTCTCTAGCCGCCATAGGATGCGGCGGAGGCAGCAGTAGCAGCAATACACCGCCCCCCTCCACAACGTCCTACATCCCCGCCGGAACTTACAAGCTCACAGTCACAGCAACGGCAGGAATGGTCAGCACATCTCAGACTCTGACGCTAATAGTGCAATGA